In one Diprion similis isolate iyDipSimi1 chromosome 6, iyDipSimi1.1, whole genome shotgun sequence genomic region, the following are encoded:
- the LOC124406555 gene encoding organic cation transporter protein-like, protein MVQGGGREETWDLVCQRLALKATVQTAVSAGKFVGAFTFGMIADRFGRKVAFTTACCIYILAGPIVAFTNLYQLLIAARFCIGIAGLGVFESAYSIVSEISPPKLRSTVGVLYNQSYPAGILGVSLIAYYVRDWRNLQLCVSLPALFLVFHVWLIPESPRWLYYSGRTSRAWAIVGKYSSEDPAARRRSGSTRATSQKPLSTRIRAAIANCSSYLRHKEYRIRLIVCWVVWFFTAMSYYALTINSASLKTDPYVYVALSVILSNGLNTKTLCCGIRGSDTELKRVQSVIPCIKVLTQRFGGPKFRGEIEVRAQKPTLNVELSAANLTGNLQSHCLIENGGNYVTLRPHITSIYPARVVEATSYVIPVPLLRVVGRRAVATGLLLTASFALLLLLIIPTNMTGWKVAASLLGRLCVSAVFSVIIIHAFELFPTVTRNTAIGTSSTMAHAGSVFAPYLVDFFAIYGWFIPSTICGLGLLLAGLLTQTLPETKDLALYDTLDDLSSRCRDHPEEKVSVKNCMLCRYLCKTHTNV, encoded by the exons atggtCCAAGGcggaggaagagaagaaacC TGGGATCTAGTGTGTCAACGTCTCGCTCTGAAAGCCACCGTCCAAACTGCGGTCTCTGCTGGAAAGTTCGTGGGAGCTTTTACCTTCGGAATGATCGCCGACAGGTTTGGACGGAAAGTTGCCTTCACGACGGCTTGCTGCATCTACATTTTGGCCGGGCCAATAGTCGCCTTCACAAATCTTTACCAACTTCTCATCGCCGCGAGGTTTTGCATCGGAATCGCTGGTCTTGGCGTTTTCGAAAGCGCCTATTCCATCG TGTCAGAGATATCACCGCCGAAGCTGAGATCTACTGTCGGAGTTCTATACAACCAAAGTTATCCGGCAGGAATCTTGGGGGTTTCTTTGATCGCCTACTACGTCAGGGACTGGCGAAATCTCCAACTCTGTGTTTCATTGCCCGCTCTATTCCTCGTCTTTCACGTATGGCTGATCCCCGAAAGTCCCAGGTGGCTCTACTACTCGGGACGTACAAGCAGAGCCTGGGCCATTGTTGGGAAATATAGCAGCGAAGACCCGGCAGCAAG ACGCAGAAGCGGATCCACCAGAGCAACTTCACAGAAACCATTATCGACGCGAATTCGTGCTGCGATTGCTAATTGCTCGAGCTATCTGCGTCACAAGGAGTACAGGATACGATTAATAGTTTGCTGGGTTGTTTGGTTCTTTACGGCAATGTCTTATTACGCTCTAACGATTAACTCTGCAAGTCTGAAAACCGATCCCTACGTCTACGTGGCTTTGTCAG TCATCCTTTCTAACGGTCTCAATACAAAAACTCTATGCTGCGGAATTCGCGGGTCGGATACTGAGCTGAAACGAGTGCAATCAGTCATCCCTTGTATTAAAGTATTAAC ACAAAGGTTTGGTGGACCAAAATTTCGGGGTGAAATTGAGGTGAGGGCACAGAAGCCAACCTTGAATGTCGAGCTGTCAGCCGCAAATCTCACGGGAAATCTTCAATCCCATTGTCTTATCGAAAAC GGTGGAAATTACGTCACCCTGCGCCCTCATATCACTTCAATATATCCCGCAC GAGTCGTCGAGGCGACCAGCTACGTGATTCCGGTGCCGTTGTTGCGCGTCGTTGGGAGGCGAGCAGTGGCAACGGGTCTTCTCTTGACAGCGAGTTTTGCTCTCCTACTCCTTTTGATCATCCCCACGAACATGACGGGATGGAAGGTGGCAGCCTCTCTTCTCGGTCGGCTTTGCGTGAGCGCTGTCTTCTCGGTCATCATTATTCACGCCTTTGAATTGTTTCCAACTGTGACCAGGAACACCGCAATTGGGACCAGCTCCACCATGGCGCATGCAGGAAGCGTCTTCGCGCCCTACCTCGTCGACTTCTTT GCAATATACGGATGGTTCATTCCCTCTACAATATGCGGTCTGGGACTGCTTCTGGCCGGGCTTCTGACGCAAACTTTACCGGAGACAAAAGACCTCGCCCTCTATGATACCCTGGATGATCTCTCGAGCAGGTGTCGAGATCATCCCGAAGAGAAGGTGTCCGTAAAGAATTGTATGCTCTGCAGATACCTCTGCAAAACTCATACCAATGTGTAA
- the LOC124406552 gene encoding uncharacterized protein LOC124406552: MGIYIFLDISHQETSAKYVHPSTLSRKDKTSYRHPNVTQGEAAKSKTDSRFIYQRTGWGIQGKITDNECRAANYKRLHFRFIIAIVNNFALGRKKLVLLIPALSTTTIEMVFNSTKTNSSSNGDSANDEVNADLVFEAALLNYGSRKCFMLGLFLLCTSPGILNGFHVMVYVFYGYTPQHWCAIPVLEKAGWTPEQIRNISSPKPGDWSNCKYYKRNYAAFEKMTYQEAMKNVESQTRRQILIDCTEFSYDLKDLQGTSVVPEVR, translated from the exons ATGGGGATATACATCTTCTTGGATATTTCGCATCAAG AGACTTCAGCCAAGTATGTCCATCCATCGACTCTCTCAAGGAAAGACAAAACGAGTTACAGACATCCAAATGTGACGCAGGGCGAAGCAGCCAAATCAAAAACCGATTCGCGATTTATTTATC AAAGAACCGGCTGGGGAATCCAAGGAAAAATCACAGACAACGAATGTCGAGCAGCCAACTACAAGCGGCTCCACTTCCG CTTTATTATAGCAATTGTCAATAATTTTGcacttggaagaaaaaaattagttctcTTAATACCTGCTTTGTCTACTACCACAATAGAGATggttttcaattcaac GAAAACAAATTCCTCGTCGAACGGCGATTCAGCGAACGACGAGGTGAATGCTGACTTGGTTTTTGAAGCTGCTCTGCTGAATTACGGCAGTCGGAAGTGTTTCATGCTGGGCTTATTTCTGCTCTGCACATCCCCCGGAATTCTGAATGGGTTCCACGTAATGGTGTACGTGTTTTACGGGTACACACCCCAGCATTGGTGCGCCATTCCCGTGCTGGAAAAAGCTGGATGGACACCGGAACAAATTCGTAATATCTCCAGTCCAAA ACCCGGTGATTGGTCGAACTGCAAATACTACAAACGAAACTACGCCGCGTTCGAGAAAATGACCTACCAAGAGGCGATGAAAAACGTGGAATCGCAGACCAGACGTCAAATTTTAATAGACTGTACCGAATTCAGCTACGATCTCAAGGATTTGCAGGGTACTTCGGTGGTCCCCGAGGTGAGATAA